Proteins found in one Brachyspira murdochii DSM 12563 genomic segment:
- the gltX gene encoding glutamate--tRNA ligase — protein MSDIRVRFAPSPTGFLHIGNARTALFNWLYAKAIKGKLILRIEDTDQERSTKEAVDMAIKSLKWLGIDWDEGPEVGGDYGPYFQSERLDIYKKYTEKLMEEGKAYYCFCTSEELEKKSNMQRTLNQPIIYDGKCKDIPLEEAKRRVANGEPAKIRFRVPKGQIVTFDDYVRGIVKTNSDEIGDIIIVRENGFPTYNYAVVIDDMLMKISHIIRGEDHISNTPKQILIYQALGAEVPRFAHTSSILGNDRKKLSKRHGAATLMEYKDEGYLPQAMRNFLALLGWTHPDALETMVDDDMIKAFKLDRFSKSPAIFDTAKLRHLNAWHIKNTDLDEITKLFIPYLVNGGFLKENYTEAEYAWAKKLVSVIRHNCVVLSDIVKYVPVFFENDFELTDEMKELVNKEESKKLLQFIKNDIENTDEITDEYMKALIKKAQKETGLKGPNLYHPIRYVLTGSAAGSELSHICELLGKKNVLYRLSKYI, from the coding sequence ATGTCGGATATAAGAGTTCGTTTCGCTCCATCTCCAACAGGTTTTTTACATATCGGAAATGCTAGAACTGCATTATTTAATTGGCTGTACGCCAAAGCTATAAAAGGTAAATTAATTTTAAGAATAGAAGATACCGACCAAGAAAGAAGCACTAAAGAAGCTGTTGATATGGCTATCAAATCTTTAAAATGGCTTGGTATAGATTGGGACGAAGGTCCTGAAGTTGGAGGAGATTACGGACCATATTTTCAGTCTGAAAGACTTGATATATATAAAAAATACACTGAAAAACTAATGGAAGAGGGTAAAGCATACTATTGTTTTTGTACTTCTGAAGAGTTAGAAAAAAAATCTAATATGCAGAGAACTCTTAATCAGCCTATTATTTATGACGGCAAATGTAAGGATATACCTTTAGAAGAGGCTAAAAGAAGGGTAGCTAACGGAGAGCCTGCTAAAATAAGATTTAGAGTACCTAAAGGTCAGATTGTTACTTTTGATGACTATGTAAGAGGCATTGTAAAGACAAACAGTGATGAAATAGGCGATATTATTATTGTAAGAGAGAATGGTTTTCCTACTTACAATTATGCTGTAGTTATAGATGACATGCTTATGAAAATTTCTCACATTATAAGAGGTGAAGATCATATATCAAACACCCCTAAACAGATACTTATTTATCAGGCATTAGGTGCAGAAGTTCCTAGATTTGCTCATACTTCTTCAATACTTGGAAATGACAGAAAGAAATTATCAAAAAGACATGGGGCAGCAACCTTAATGGAATATAAAGATGAAGGATATCTTCCTCAGGCTATGAGAAACTTTTTGGCTTTGCTTGGCTGGACACACCCTGATGCTTTAGAGACTATGGTTGATGATGATATGATTAAAGCTTTTAAATTAGATCGTTTTTCTAAAAGCCCTGCTATTTTTGATACGGCCAAATTAAGACATTTAAATGCTTGGCATATAAAAAATACTGATTTGGACGAAATAACTAAACTATTTATACCATATTTAGTTAATGGCGGATTTTTAAAAGAAAATTACACAGAAGCAGAATATGCTTGGGCTAAGAAACTGGTATCCGTTATAAGACATAACTGCGTTGTTTTATCAGATATTGTTAAATATGTACCAGTATTTTTTGAAAATGATTTTGAGCTTACAGATGAAATGAAAGAGCTTGTCAATAAAGAAGAAAGTAAAAAACTTCTTCAATTTATTAAAAATGACATAGAAAATACTGATGAAATCACAGATGAATATATGAAAGCATTAATTAAAAAAGCACAGAAAGAAACAGGATTAAAAGGACCTAATCTATACCACCCAATACGTTATGTATTGACTGGAAGTGCCGCAGGAAGCGAATTATCTCATATATGCGAACTTCTGGGTAAAAAAAATGTTCTTTACAGACTATCTAAATACATTTAA
- a CDS encoding DUF2752 domain-containing protein — MKILKLILLAFLALFIIYDNKNHIKYYHIEVGELCLIKRTTGFPCPACGMTRAHIEAFRLNFKKAFYYHPLFVLPAIIFAVIILRNKSKTANYIYNNNYIIFTVLFIFIAVYIVRFVLLFPHKEPFTYNYDSNLYIVLKIFKNIF; from the coding sequence ATGAAGATATTAAAATTAATACTATTAGCTTTTTTAGCTTTATTTATCATTTATGACAATAAAAATCATATTAAATATTATCATATAGAAGTAGGAGAACTTTGTTTAATAAAAAGAACTACAGGTTTTCCTTGTCCTGCCTGCGGTATGACTAGGGCACATATAGAAGCTTTTAGATTAAATTTTAAAAAGGCATTTTATTATCACCCTTTATTTGTACTTCCTGCCATTATATTTGCTGTTATTATATTAAGAAATAAATCAAAAACAGCAAATTATATCTATAACAATAATTATATAATATTCACAGTTTTATTTATTTTTATTGCAGTATATATAGTAAGATTTGTATTATTATTTCCGCATAAAGAGCCTTTTACATACAACTATGATAGTAATTTATATATAGTATTGAAAATTTTTAAAAATATATTTTAA
- the miaA gene encoding tRNA (adenosine(37)-N6)-dimethylallyltransferase MiaA produces the protein MKKIVFISGATASGKSSFAHKLIDKYFNNAAIISIDSIQVYRYMDIGSAKPTKSEIDKYNYKMVDILEPNINFNIKEYLDIFKNVIESIDNKPIFGVGGTGFYIDAIKYGIFDEENDNKENSIKIRKELYDRIDKYGLENIYSELLEIDKEAAENIDRFNSRRVVRALEVYYNTGKKFSELKKERKPVIDLEYLSYIIDIDRDILYENINKRVDIMFQNGLVDEVKKLIDMGIDNSYTSMQAIGYKEVYDYLINNFMSLEETIELIKKRTRNFAKRQLTWFRREEHTRINENDLDKTAETIKNFYNI, from the coding sequence GTGAAAAAAATAGTTTTTATATCTGGTGCTACAGCATCAGGAAAAAGCAGTTTTGCTCATAAATTGATAGACAAATATTTTAATAATGCCGCCATAATATCTATAGACTCTATACAAGTTTATAGATATATGGATATAGGCTCGGCTAAACCTACCAAATCAGAAATTGATAAATATAACTACAAAATGGTTGATATACTTGAACCAAATATCAACTTCAATATAAAAGAATACCTTGATATATTTAAAAATGTTATTGAAAGCATTGATAATAAACCTATATTTGGTGTAGGAGGTACTGGATTTTATATAGACGCTATAAAATACGGTATATTCGATGAAGAAAATGACAATAAAGAAAATTCCATTAAAATTAGAAAAGAACTTTATGACAGGATAGATAAATACGGGCTTGAAAACATATATTCTGAACTTTTAGAAATAGATAAAGAAGCTGCTGAAAATATAGATAGGTTTAACAGCAGGCGAGTTGTAAGGGCTTTGGAAGTTTACTATAACACTGGTAAAAAATTTTCAGAATTAAAAAAAGAAAGAAAACCTGTAATTGATTTAGAATATTTAAGTTATATAATTGATATTGATAGGGACATTCTTTATGAGAATATAAACAAGCGTGTTGATATAATGTTTCAAAATGGGCTTGTTGATGAAGTAAAAAAACTTATAGATATGGGTATAGATAATAGTTATACATCTATGCAGGCTATAGGATATAAAGAAGTTTATGATTATTTGATTAATAATTTTATGTCTTTGGAAGAAACCATTGAACTTATCAAAAAGCGTACTAGAAATTTTGCTAAAAGACAGCTTACTTGGTTTAGAAGAGAAGAACATACAAGAATAAATGAAAATGATTTGGATAAAACAGCTGAAACAATAAAAAATTTTTATAATATTTGA
- the rfaE2 gene encoding D-glycero-beta-D-manno-heptose 1-phosphate adenylyltransferase codes for MNNKLIERRMLNNVLSEYRKENKKIVFTNGCFDILHRGHVQYLQKARELGDLLVLGLNSDNSVKRLKGNDRPINNETDRAIVLSALECINYISIFDEDTPLELIKIVKPDILVKGGDYKIEDVVGREFSKETVLIDFVDGYSTTNIIKKINS; via the coding sequence ATGAATAACAAACTTATAGAAAGAAGAATGTTAAATAATGTATTATCAGAATATAGAAAAGAAAATAAAAAAATAGTATTTACAAACGGCTGTTTTGATATACTTCATCGCGGACATGTTCAATATCTGCAAAAAGCAAGAGAACTTGGAGATTTGCTCGTACTTGGACTTAATAGTGATAATTCCGTTAAACGCTTAAAAGGTAATGACAGACCAATCAACAATGAAACAGACAGAGCTATTGTTTTATCTGCTTTGGAATGTATTAATTATATATCGATATTTGATGAAGATACACCGCTTGAACTCATAAAAATAGTAAAGCCGGATATATTAGTAAAGGGCGGCGACTATAAAATAGAAGATGTTGTTGGAAGAGAGTTTTCTAAGGAAACTGTGCTTATAGACTTTGTAGATGGATATTCTACTACAAATATTATAAAAAAAATTAACAGCTAA
- a CDS encoding DNA-directed RNA polymerase subunit omega — MGIIPLEKLIEYKGNRYELSRAMIELAKNGSTLLKGETKYRGGKYIPTVMKNILDGKIKYEYEEGVDMTIDEEAPFKHTETVYDENEYKSDEDTSEEETAAEYTIPDIDDSDDDYEDYQEDDEKPKKKKRASKKKDE, encoded by the coding sequence ATGGGCATAATACCGTTAGAGAAACTTATAGAATATAAAGGCAACCGCTATGAACTTAGCAGAGCTATGATAGAATTAGCTAAAAATGGTTCTACACTTCTTAAAGGTGAAACTAAATACAGAGGAGGAAAATACATACCTACTGTTATGAAAAATATACTTGATGGAAAAATTAAGTATGAATATGAAGAAGGTGTAGATATGACTATAGATGAAGAAGCACCTTTCAAACATACAGAAACTGTATATGATGAAAATGAATACAAATCTGATGAAGATACTTCAGAAGAAGAAACAGCAGCAGAATATACAATTCCTGATATAGATGATTCTGATGATGATTATGAAGATTATCAGGAAGATGATGAAAAACCTAAAAAAAAGAAAAGAGCTTCTAAAAAGAAAGATGAATAA
- a CDS encoding CAP domain-containing protein encodes MKKTIFILVCMMISALPLFSQDPEEAAKLLELINAERKKAGLYEYQTNEELQNAAAVRAEEISKVFESKRPDGSEMHTIYAENGIRVAYYGESIRTGYETASGIFKAMIKDQSDSSSILDTDYTHIGIGIYKNAKNTYWAILYCSLAE; translated from the coding sequence ATGAAAAAAACTATATTTATTTTAGTATGTATGATGATATCTGCCTTACCTTTGTTTTCGCAAGACCCTGAAGAGGCAGCTAAATTACTTGAATTAATAAATGCCGAAAGAAAAAAGGCTGGACTTTATGAGTATCAAACAAATGAAGAACTTCAAAATGCAGCAGCAGTAAGAGCAGAAGAGATATCAAAAGTATTTGAATCAAAAAGACCAGACGGAAGCGAAATGCATACCATATATGCAGAAAACGGTATAAGAGTTGCATATTACGGAGAATCCATAAGAACTGGCTATGAAACAGCAAGCGGTATATTCAAAGCTATGATTAAAGACCAAAGCGATTCATCTTCTATACTTGATACCGACTATACTCACATAGGCATTGGAATATATAAAAATGCTAAAAACACATATTGGGCTATACTTTACTGTTCATTAGCGGAATAA
- the gmk gene encoding guanylate kinase, translating into MSNIVVITAPSAAGKTTLIKKYLSNHPNATFSVSYTTRPQRPNEVEGKDYYFIDKEKFEQMINEGDFIEWASVHDNYYGTSFKELEKADDENVILILDIDIQGALYIKEKGIDANYIFITPPSMEELKKRLEERGTETEESIKLRIWNAKRELEYKDKFDIIIENNDIEEAYTKLEEAINSKL; encoded by the coding sequence ATGAGCAATATCGTTGTTATTACAGCCCCATCAGCTGCAGGTAAAACTACTTTAATAAAAAAATATCTATCTAATCACCCTAACGCGACTTTCAGCGTTTCCTATACCACCAGACCTCAGCGTCCTAATGAAGTTGAAGGCAAAGACTATTACTTCATAGATAAAGAAAAGTTTGAACAAATGATTAATGAAGGCGATTTTATAGAATGGGCTTCTGTACATGATAATTATTACGGAACATCTTTCAAAGAATTAGAAAAAGCCGATGATGAAAATGTCATACTAATACTCGATATAGATATTCAAGGTGCTTTATATATAAAAGAAAAAGGTATAGACGCAAATTATATATTCATAACACCTCCTTCTATGGAAGAGTTAAAGAAAAGACTTGAAGAAAGAGGTACTGAAACAGAAGAAAGCATCAAACTTAGAATATGGAACGCCAAAAGAGAATTAGAATATAAAGATAAATTTGATATCATTATCGAAAATAATGATATTGAAGAAGCTTATACAAAATTAGAAGAGGCTATCAATTCTAAATTATAA
- the polA gene encoding DNA polymerase I, with the protein MKKTFLIIDAFGILYRYHFIFLKRPLLNSKGQNVSSINGFMRTYFSLINTYPAEYTAIALDSSRKTFRNEIYKEYKENRESMPDDLRSQIPILYNLIDALGISRIVLDNYEADDIVGTIAEKNKKENIKTIIYSPDKDILQLVCDDVRVVASNKDNELMEYDEETVKEKRGVYPNQIIDLLALMGDASDNIPGVKGVGEKTALKLLEEYKSLDGIYENIDSIKGKVQEKLIESKDMAYMSYKLATIEKNIKDFNLDYNEIAKNKINIEEVNKILDELELKQIRDKINSYIYGVSSKKEEKVKILNNTDDSSKSEENKEDKKEESPILSAKDNKASYYLIENETELKNLLNDINSKKLVCVDFETTGLDVFKDTIIGISFAIRSNEAFYLDVSGRTNIDKDKCIDMVFETLAKEDIKVIGHNLKYEYKMMRAINKSFGNMYFDTMVAAYLINPTRGRYNMDDLAIAYLSYNTIKYSDITDNAKKTLLDVPLKDVVEYACEDADITFRFYECFAPLLKTHNLEELFFNIEMPLVSVLADMEFDGVYISSEKMKALSDEYSSLLEKTKKKIYAEAGEEFNIQSPKQLEYILFDKMGIPPTKKTKTGFSTDEEVLTELSQKYKIAEYMLTYRKYAKLKNTYLDVFPTLINEKTGRIHASFNQTVTATGRLSSSEPNLQNIPVRGEEGREIRNTFIAEKGNLLIAADYSQIELRLLAHFSNDPALVEAFKNNDDIHRKTAMKIYSVSKEHVTASMRNIAKIINFSIIYGKTAFGLSKELGIKRKEAEDFIKGYFSTYSRVKPFCEEVVEEVRNKGYVRTMCGRIRDLSKTINSSNAMARNEAERMALNTLIQGSAADMIKVAMVAIHKEFKNHFKTAKIVMQVHDELVVEVSEKEADKAMTIMKEIMEHSVKTNVPITVDIHKGNSWGEVH; encoded by the coding sequence ATGAAAAAAACTTTTCTTATTATCGATGCCTTCGGGATACTTTACAGATACCACTTTATTTTTTTGAAAAGACCTCTTTTAAACTCTAAGGGGCAGAATGTTTCATCTATCAATGGTTTTATGAGAACTTATTTTTCTCTTATAAATACCTATCCAGCAGAATATACTGCTATAGCTTTAGACAGCTCAAGAAAAACATTCAGAAATGAAATATATAAAGAGTATAAAGAAAACAGAGAAAGTATGCCTGATGATTTGAGAAGTCAGATACCTATACTTTATAATTTGATAGATGCTTTGGGAATATCAAGAATAGTGCTTGATAATTATGAGGCTGATGATATTGTAGGAACTATTGCTGAAAAAAATAAAAAAGAGAATATTAAAACTATTATTTACTCTCCGGATAAAGATATACTTCAGCTTGTATGCGATGATGTTAGGGTGGTTGCTAGTAATAAAGATAATGAACTTATGGAGTATGATGAAGAGACTGTTAAGGAGAAGAGAGGAGTTTATCCTAATCAAATAATAGATTTACTTGCTTTAATGGGAGATGCTTCTGATAATATACCGGGAGTTAAAGGGGTAGGTGAGAAAACTGCTTTAAAACTTCTTGAAGAGTATAAGAGCTTGGACGGAATATATGAAAATATTGATTCTATAAAAGGAAAAGTGCAGGAAAAATTAATAGAATCAAAAGATATGGCATATATGAGCTATAAACTTGCTACTATAGAAAAAAATATAAAAGATTTTAATTTGGATTATAATGAGATAGCAAAAAATAAAATAAATATTGAAGAAGTTAATAAAATATTAGATGAACTAGAATTAAAACAAATAAGAGATAAAATTAATTCTTATATATACGGAGTAAGCAGCAAAAAAGAAGAAAAGGTAAAAATATTGAATAATACTGATGATTCATCTAAATCCGAAGAAAATAAAGAAGATAAAAAAGAAGAAAGCCCAATACTTAGTGCTAAAGATAATAAAGCAAGCTATTATTTAATAGAAAATGAAACAGAATTAAAAAATTTATTAAATGATATTAATAGCAAAAAATTAGTATGCGTGGATTTTGAAACTACAGGTCTTGATGTATTTAAAGATACTATAATAGGAATATCTTTTGCAATAAGGTCTAATGAAGCATTTTATTTAGATGTAAGCGGAAGAACAAATATAGATAAAGATAAATGCATAGATATGGTATTTGAAACTTTAGCCAAAGAAGATATAAAAGTTATAGGACATAATCTTAAATATGAATACAAAATGATGAGGGCTATTAATAAAAGTTTTGGAAATATGTATTTTGATACTATGGTAGCAGCATATTTGATTAATCCTACAAGAGGAAGATATAATATGGACGATTTGGCTATTGCGTATCTTTCATACAATACTATAAAATACAGCGATATAACGGATAATGCTAAAAAAACTTTATTGGACGTGCCTTTAAAAGATGTTGTTGAATATGCATGCGAAGATGCGGATATAACATTTAGATTTTATGAATGCTTTGCTCCTCTTTTAAAAACACATAATCTTGAGGAATTATTTTTTAATATAGAAATGCCTCTTGTAAGCGTACTTGCTGATATGGAGTTTGACGGAGTATATATAAGCAGCGAAAAGATGAAAGCATTATCTGATGAATATTCTTCTCTTTTAGAAAAAACAAAGAAAAAAATATATGCAGAAGCAGGGGAGGAGTTTAATATTCAGTCTCCTAAACAGCTTGAATATATACTATTTGATAAAATGGGAATACCTCCTACCAAAAAAACTAAAACAGGATTTTCTACTGACGAGGAAGTATTAACAGAATTATCGCAGAAATATAAAATAGCTGAATATATGCTCACATACAGAAAATACGCAAAATTAAAAAATACTTATCTTGATGTATTTCCTACTTTGATAAATGAAAAAACCGGAAGAATACATGCTTCATTCAATCAGACAGTAACAGCTACTGGACGTTTATCATCATCAGAGCCTAATTTGCAGAATATTCCAGTGAGAGGAGAAGAGGGCAGAGAGATAAGAAATACATTCATAGCTGAAAAAGGAAATTTACTTATAGCAGCAGACTATTCTCAAATAGAATTAAGACTATTAGCACATTTCAGTAATGACCCTGCATTAGTAGAAGCATTTAAAAATAATGATGATATTCACAGAAAAACAGCAATGAAAATATATTCTGTAAGTAAAGAGCATGTAACTGCATCAATGAGAAATATTGCTAAAATAATAAACTTCTCTATTATTTATGGTAAAACAGCATTCGGACTTTCAAAAGAGTTGGGTATAAAACGTAAAGAAGCAGAGGATTTTATAAAAGGATATTTTTCTACTTATTCAAGAGTAAAACCTTTCTGTGAGGAAGTTGTTGAGGAGGTAAGAAATAAAGGCTATGTTCGTACTATGTGCGGAAGGATTAGAGATTTATCTAAGACTATAAACTCATCAAATGCTATGGCTAGAAATGAGGCTGAGAGAATGGCTTTAAATACTCTTATTCAGGGAAGTGCTGCGGATATGATAAAGGTAGCTATGGTTGCTATACATAAAGAGTTTAAAAATCATTTTAAAACTGCCAAAATAGTTATGCAAGTTCATGATGAATTAGTAGTTGAAGTTTCTGAAAAAGAGGCAGATAAAGCCATGACTATAATGAAAGAGATAATGGAGCATTCAGTAAAAACTAATGTTCCTATAACAGTTGATATACATAAGGGCAACAGTTGGGGCGAGGTTCATTAA
- a CDS encoding TonB-dependent receptor domain-containing protein, producing MRNILLLILLCMFLYSPLYSQEEIDDYENADDIQVLHKEKQLLIDRAIIIRKSQIKASKSKNIAELIKEYANIDIKNKTVYSQSTFILNGEILNNEEKKVYLFLYDKNNIDSIDINYHVLSGSIVYNILSKKYAEAEKLLYVNLSRDVQMDSDKTIKYKKTQTNESKTTGKMNLLEYNLKNENNSSLKFNVNTSGEERGGSTKKSTSADFRSYVNGDVNFNINPIKQITFTGKYFVNMQTDIALLNKGYTNNIKSQNLYQGGNVGLSLKPHDIVTIEAVYFISSKKNLLTNNNQYLTTQGSKTSITFSIPIKDINSTIKIKGNYSYLVGQNLYNVSVQNDSLPGLPKHQFNTSLEYIYSKNSKFEASILLNVQYIGDKYNNTTKSESDKSYTTFDVISSFVFKKDISLKLGIKNILDVKYETIKGYPISSREYFVNVSAKLR from the coding sequence ATGAGAAATATATTATTATTAATATTACTATGTATGTTTTTATATTCCCCTCTTTACTCACAAGAGGAAATTGATGATTATGAAAATGCTGATGATATTCAAGTATTACATAAAGAAAAACAGCTTCTTATAGACAGAGCAATTATTATTAGAAAAAGTCAGATAAAAGCCTCAAAGTCAAAGAATATAGCAGAACTAATTAAAGAATATGCAAATATAGATATAAAAAATAAAACCGTATATTCTCAGTCTACTTTTATACTAAATGGTGAAATATTAAATAATGAAGAGAAAAAGGTTTATCTTTTTTTGTATGATAAAAATAATATAGATTCCATAGATATAAATTATCATGTTTTAAGCGGATCTATAGTGTATAATATTTTAAGTAAAAAATATGCCGAAGCAGAAAAACTTTTATATGTCAATCTATCAAGAGATGTTCAGATGGATTCTGATAAAACTATTAAATATAAGAAAACTCAGACAAATGAAAGCAAAACTACAGGAAAGATGAATTTACTTGAATATAATTTGAAGAATGAAAATAATAGTTCATTGAAATTTAATGTTAATACTTCTGGAGAAGAGCGTGGAGGAAGCACTAAAAAAAGCACATCTGCTGATTTTAGGTCTTATGTTAATGGAGATGTGAATTTTAATATAAATCCAATTAAACAAATAACATTTACAGGAAAATATTTTGTTAATATGCAGACAGATATTGCCCTTCTTAATAAGGGATATACTAATAATATAAAATCACAGAATCTATATCAGGGCGGAAATGTAGGACTTTCATTAAAGCCTCATGATATAGTAACTATAGAAGCTGTATATTTTATAAGTTCTAAGAAGAATCTATTGACTAATAATAATCAGTATTTAACTACTCAGGGAAGCAAAACAAGCATAACATTCAGCATACCTATAAAAGATATTAACTCTACAATAAAAATAAAAGGAAATTATTCTTATTTGGTTGGTCAAAATCTATATAATGTTAGCGTACAAAATGACAGTCTTCCGGGGCTTCCTAAACATCAGTTTAATACTTCTCTTGAGTATATATACAGTAAAAACAGCAAATTTGAAGCAAGTATTCTTCTCAATGTTCAGTATATAGGAGATAAATACAATAATACAACTAAGTCAGAATCGGATAAGTCTTATACTACTTTTGATGTGATAAGTTCATTTGTGTTTAAAAAAGATATATCATTAAAATTGGGTATAAAAAATATATTGGATGTAAAGTATGAAACTATTAAAGGATATCCTATATCAAGCAGAGAATATTTTGTAAATGTTTCTGCCAAATTACGATAA
- the rfaD gene encoding ADP-glyceromanno-heptose 6-epimerase: MIIVTGGAGFIGSNIVRGLNNLGIDDILIVDNLKNASKHKNLNRIKFKDYMDKEDFDAASFVNNNKIEAIFHQGACSDTMETDGKYMMKNNYEYTKNILHVCLDKKIRLFYASSASVYGNGDNGFEENEKNEYPLNVYAFSKYQFDRYLNKLFKENKVQSQVVGLRYFNVYGPQENHKGRMASVAFHLFNQIKAGEKMKIFEGSENFLRDFIHIDDVAAVNNFFFENENKSGIFNCGTGNAESFVEIAKALREIYKSSEIEYIGFPQALKGKYQKYTQADLKKLRAAGYNKDFMNVNTGVKKYAEVLEKSGGYLM; this comes from the coding sequence ATGATTATAGTAACAGGAGGAGCTGGATTTATAGGCTCTAATATTGTAAGAGGATTAAACAATTTGGGCATTGATGATATATTAATAGTAGATAATCTTAAAAATGCCTCAAAACACAAAAATTTAAATAGGATTAAGTTTAAAGATTATATGGATAAAGAGGATTTTGATGCAGCCTCTTTTGTAAATAATAATAAAATAGAAGCAATATTTCATCAGGGTGCTTGTTCTGATACTATGGAGACAGACGGTAAATATATGATGAAAAATAATTATGAATATACTAAAAATATTTTACATGTATGTTTGGATAAAAAAATAAGACTTTTTTATGCTTCAAGTGCTTCAGTATATGGAAACGGAGATAACGGCTTTGAAGAGAATGAAAAAAATGAATATCCTTTAAATGTTTATGCTTTTTCAAAATATCAGTTTGACAGATATTTAAATAAATTATTCAAAGAAAATAAAGTTCAAAGTCAGGTAGTGGGACTTAGATATTTTAATGTTTACGGTCCGCAGGAAAATCATAAAGGAAGAATGGCTTCTGTTGCTTTTCACTTGTTCAATCAAATAAAAGCCGGAGAAAAAATGAAAATATTTGAAGGAAGTGAAAACTTTTTAAGAGATTTTATACATATTGATGATGTAGCAGCAGTTAATAATTTCTTTTTTGAAAATGAAAATAAATCCGGTATATTTAACTGCGGTACTGGAAATGCAGAAAGTTTTGTAGAAATAGCGAAGGCTTTGAGAGAGATTTACAAATCTTCTGAAATAGAATATATAGGATTTCCTCAAGCATTAAAAGGTAAATACCAAAAATATACTCAGGCAGATTTGAAAAAATTAAGAGCAGCTGGATATAATAAAGATTTTATGAATGTTAATACAGGTGTAAAAAAATATGCAGAAGTTTTGGAAAAAAGCGGCGGATATTTAATGTAA
- a CDS encoding response regulator: MINGKPLILAVDDEEPIRDLITYTFEPHNLEVVTAENGKSAITILEHNPVDVIITDLLMPSMTGLALIREMKKRKSSIPIIIITAYGNTEMVKEIIAEGVFRLIEKPLDFDVLVPIVQEAIEYKNKQENK, from the coding sequence ATGATAAATGGTAAACCTTTAATACTTGCTGTAGATGACGAAGAGCCTATTAGGGATCTTATCACATACACTTTTGAACCTCATAATCTTGAAGTTGTTACAGCAGAAAACGGTAAATCTGCTATAACTATATTAGAACATAATCCTGTAGATGTTATTATTACAGATTTGCTTATGCCTTCTATGACAGGGCTTGCTCTTATAAGAGAGATGAAGAAGAGAAAGAGTTCTATACCTATCATAATAATTACTGCTTATGGCAATACAGAAATGGTAAAAGAGATTATTGCTGAGGGAGTATTCAGACTTATAGAAAAACCTCTTGACTTTGATGTATTAGTTCCAATAGTTCAAGAGGCTATAGAATATAAAAATAAGCAGGAAAATAAATAA